One genomic segment of Thermococcus sp. M39 includes these proteins:
- the pyrB gene encoding aspartate carbamoyltransferase, whose product MQGWKGRDVISIRDFSREDIEYVLSTAERLEKELKEKGSLEYAKGKILATLFFEPSTRTRLSFESAMHRLGGSVIGFAEASTSSVKKGESLRDTIKTVEQYSDVIVIRHPKEGAARLAAEVAEIPVINAGDGSNQHPTQTLLDLYTIKREFGKIDGLKIGLLGDLKYGRTVHSLSEALSHYDVELYLISPELLRMPRHIVEELKEKGVKVYETSDLESVIGELDVLYVTRIQKERFPDEQEYLKVKGSYVIDLEILKKAKETLKIMHPLPRVDEIHPSVDSTKHAIYFRQVFSGIPVRMALLGLTLGVIE is encoded by the coding sequence ATGCAAGGATGGAAAGGTCGGGATGTTATTAGCATTAGGGATTTTTCTAGAGAGGATATTGAGTACGTTTTGAGCACTGCAGAAAGGCTTGAGAAGGAACTCAAGGAAAAAGGTTCTCTTGAGTACGCAAAGGGAAAAATTCTGGCAACGCTTTTCTTTGAGCCATCAACGAGGACGAGACTGAGCTTTGAGAGTGCAATGCACCGATTAGGAGGCTCAGTTATCGGATTCGCAGAGGCTTCGACGAGCAGCGTAAAGAAAGGAGAAAGCCTCAGAGATACAATCAAAACAGTTGAACAGTACAGCGATGTCATTGTGATAAGACATCCCAAGGAAGGAGCTGCAAGGCTTGCAGCAGAAGTAGCAGAGATTCCGGTTATCAATGCTGGTGATGGAAGCAATCAGCACCCAACACAAACCCTACTTGACCTCTACACAATAAAGCGTGAATTTGGGAAGATTGATGGACTCAAAATTGGTCTCCTCGGTGATCTAAAGTACGGAAGAACAGTGCACAGCTTGAGTGAAGCTCTAAGCCATTATGATGTAGAGCTCTACTTAATCTCTCCAGAGCTTTTAAGAATGCCAAGACACATAGTTGAAGAACTCAAGGAGAAAGGAGTGAAGGTTTACGAAACAAGCGACTTAGAGAGCGTAATTGGAGAGCTTGATGTTCTCTATGTAACAAGAATCCAGAAGGAGAGATTTCCAGACGAGCAAGAATATCTGAAGGTTAAAGGAAGTTATGTGATTGATTTGGAGATTCTAAAGAAAGCCAAGGAAACGCTGAAAATCATGCACCCACTTCCAAGGGTTGATGAAATACACCCAAGTGTCGACTCAACGAAGCATGCTATCTACTTTAGACAGGTCTTTTCTGGAATTCCCGTGAGAATGGCACTGCTTGGACTTACACTGGGGGTGATTGAATGA
- the pyrI gene encoding aspartate carbamoyltransferase regulatory subunit, with translation MSELKVSAIKDGTVIDHIPAGKGLKVIEILKLNVLNGGTVLLAMNVHSKKLGRKDIVKVEGKYLSEEEVNKIALIAPTATVNIIRDYRVAEKFNVEVPEKISGILKCANPNCISNHEYVVPKFYVISKEPLKVRCHYCERIMEEEEILANL, from the coding sequence ATGAGCGAGCTTAAGGTTTCAGCAATTAAAGACGGGACCGTCATTGACCACATTCCAGCAGGAAAGGGGCTTAAAGTCATTGAGATTCTCAAGCTAAATGTATTAAACGGTGGAACGGTGCTTTTAGCTATGAACGTCCACAGCAAAAAGCTTGGGAGAAAAGATATTGTAAAAGTTGAAGGGAAGTACCTCAGCGAAGAAGAAGTTAACAAAATAGCCCTAATTGCTCCAACCGCTACTGTAAACATCATAAGAGATTATAGAGTTGCAGAGAAGTTTAACGTCGAAGTTCCAGAAAAGATAAGCGGAATTCTGAAATGTGCAAATCCGAACTGCATAAGCAACCATGAATACGTAGTCCCAAAGTTCTACGTTATATCGAAAGAACCTCTGAAGGTGAGATGCCACTACTGTGAAAGGATTATGGAAGAAGAGGAAATCTTGGCAAATCTTTGA
- a CDS encoding D-glucuronyl C5-epimerase family protein encodes MGSSMKPARIFIISIILMLSLGCISVETSFHSHNHNYPIKVFVQIEEEDAIFEFAKFELTVGNVTIDKLNTPVFVGRVGENNGEVPVIFTVKGSLTNWYGKKIKIKELLSSSFKATSNDKILITLKIYKEEGTLRVKIDEKKSGIIGRDVPEEVFLSPEEALLKRAKGTKFYEELIREIEKNKVIRDKLLEEYERTENLTYLKSYRDSFYAIRVFGELAKWRELNDIEYKILLAELKANNAYYSYYTSPTKDFSALVFSDDSPYYSTFKIKDSFNSSLPFIYYTGRGFNLYPVTAIHWAEMYFQREQNEKALQILKELSQYAQYGEYNGEEYVLFKNYFHFENASVPWVSGYAQGMGAGVYAIAYNLTGNETYLRIAKGLVNSFDLPLSMNGFVSHTKYGDWYLEYNYNSNELVLNGHIIALQGLYYYWQVTHDEKAWRLFQNGVHAVRNALPIFDTGSWSKYSNIHGDASEFYHRLHIRLLKWLYDVTGDKYFLEYARKLNDYLTIRGLKPEKIQVSG; translated from the coding sequence ATGGGGAGTAGTATGAAACCGGCAAGGATTTTCATCATCTCGATAATTCTCATGCTGTCCCTAGGCTGCATCTCTGTCGAGACATCTTTTCATTCCCATAACCACAACTATCCAATCAAAGTTTTTGTTCAAATCGAAGAGGAAGATGCTATTTTTGAGTTTGCAAAATTTGAGCTGACAGTTGGTAATGTAACTATTGATAAGCTGAACACTCCAGTCTTTGTTGGGAGGGTAGGCGAAAATAATGGAGAAGTCCCAGTAATTTTTACTGTAAAAGGAAGCCTCACGAACTGGTATGGGAAGAAAATCAAGATAAAGGAGCTGCTCTCATCATCTTTCAAGGCAACGAGCAATGATAAAATTTTGATAACCTTAAAAATCTATAAGGAAGAGGGCACACTTAGGGTTAAAATTGATGAAAAGAAGTCCGGAATCATCGGAAGGGACGTTCCAGAAGAAGTATTCCTAAGCCCAGAGGAAGCTCTTCTGAAGAGAGCCAAAGGAACAAAGTTTTATGAAGAACTGATAAGAGAAATCGAGAAGAACAAAGTGATAAGAGATAAACTGCTAGAAGAATACGAAAGAACGGAAAATCTGACGTATTTAAAGAGCTACAGAGACTCTTTTTATGCCATCAGAGTTTTTGGGGAGCTCGCAAAGTGGAGAGAACTAAATGACATTGAATACAAAATCCTCTTGGCAGAGCTAAAGGCAAATAACGCTTACTATTCCTATTACACCTCCCCAACCAAAGATTTTTCTGCACTCGTTTTTTCTGATGACTCACCATATTATTCAACATTCAAGATCAAGGATTCATTCAATTCCTCCTTACCTTTTATATATTACACGGGCAGAGGCTTCAACCTCTACCCAGTAACAGCCATCCACTGGGCCGAAATGTACTTTCAAAGAGAACAGAATGAAAAAGCTCTCCAAATCTTAAAAGAGCTCAGCCAATATGCCCAGTACGGAGAATACAACGGAGAAGAATACGTGCTTTTCAAGAATTATTTCCACTTTGAAAATGCTTCAGTTCCATGGGTTTCTGGATATGCTCAAGGCATGGGTGCTGGGGTTTATGCAATAGCTTATAACTTAACAGGCAATGAAACCTACTTGAGAATAGCTAAGGGGTTGGTGAATTCCTTCGACTTGCCATTAAGCATGAATGGCTTTGTTTCACACACAAAATATGGAGACTGGTATCTTGAATACAACTACAACTCAAATGAGCTCGTTCTAAACGGACACATCATAGCTCTGCAGGGGCTTTACTATTACTGGCAGGTAACCCACGACGAAAAAGCTTGGCGGCTTTTCCAAAATGGAGTTCATGCTGTAAGAAATGCACTCCCAATATTTGATACCGGCTCGTGGTCGAAATATTCAAATATTCATGGAGATGCCAGCGAATTCTACCACCGTTTACATATTAGACTCTTGAAGTGGCTCTATGATGTTACTGGGGACAAATATTTCCTAGAATATGCAAGAAAATTAAATGATTACCTCACGATTAGAGGTCTAAAACCAGAAAAGATTCAGGTGAGCGGATGA
- a CDS encoding D-glucuronyl C5-epimerase family protein, giving the protein MREKALILVFMLLTSSLFAIYENAENQVLAQTEDPELITLLQGNENVVLDNFIAFLSTMNPLYLISSFEASYPLLVFSKVELTPERNKILKATLRANNEFYSHYLSPLKSFYAVSFASSAPYNSVFLANSSFKSALPYVHYNFRGLVLYPVTALHWADVYFQIGKEEKALEILRELRQYLVTKNYQGLEYAVFENYFHFENSSIPWISGYAQGLGAGLYARAYNITKNESYLKTAQLLMNSFRVSYSKGGFVVNSTYGLWILEYAYNSNELVLNGHIIALQGVYYYWEITNDTYAKWVFDEGVKAVKKALPDFDENGWSLYSNIHGRAMKNYHKLHIQLLEWLYEKTKDEKFKEYAERWRRSLQNVG; this is encoded by the coding sequence ATGAGAGAGAAAGCTTTAATTTTGGTCTTTATGCTGCTGACTTCTTCTCTCTTTGCTATATATGAAAATGCAGAAAACCAAGTTTTAGCTCAAACCGAGGATCCAGAACTTATCACTCTTCTCCAAGGAAACGAGAATGTTGTGCTTGATAACTTCATAGCATTTCTCAGCACCATGAATCCTCTTTATCTAATCTCAAGCTTTGAGGCTTCTTATCCCCTTTTAGTGTTTTCAAAGGTAGAGCTAACCCCAGAGAGAAATAAAATCTTAAAAGCAACACTAAGAGCAAACAATGAATTCTATTCCCACTATTTATCACCACTTAAAAGCTTCTATGCAGTTTCATTTGCAAGCTCTGCACCATATAATAGCGTATTTCTTGCAAACTCAAGCTTTAAAAGTGCCTTGCCCTATGTACACTACAACTTTAGGGGATTAGTTCTTTATCCAGTTACAGCACTCCACTGGGCTGATGTTTATTTCCAGATAGGTAAAGAAGAGAAAGCTCTAGAAATATTAAGGGAACTCCGGCAGTACTTGGTCACAAAGAATTACCAAGGACTAGAATATGCAGTTTTTGAAAACTACTTCCACTTCGAGAACTCTTCAATCCCTTGGATTTCAGGCTATGCTCAGGGACTAGGTGCTGGCTTGTATGCAAGAGCTTACAACATTACAAAAAATGAGAGCTACCTAAAAACTGCCCAGCTCCTAATGAACTCATTCAGAGTTTCTTACAGCAAAGGAGGATTTGTTGTAAATTCAACTTATGGACTTTGGATTTTAGAGTATGCTTACAACTCAAACGAGCTTGTGCTGAATGGACATATAATAGCACTCCAAGGTGTTTATTACTATTGGGAAATTACAAACGATACCTATGCAAAATGGGTTTTTGATGAAGGTGTGAAAGCTGTTAAAAAAGCTCTCCCGGACTTCGATGAAAACGGATGGAGCTTGTACTCAAACATTCATGGCAGAGCGATGAAAAATTATCACAAACTCCATATCCAGCTTTTGGAATGGCTCTATGAAAAAACAAAAGATGAAAAATTCAAGGAATACGCAGAAAGATGGAGGAGATCACTCCAAAATGTGGGGTAG
- a CDS encoding cysteine desulfurase encodes MRIPEDVRKDIPLTQEVIYFDNTATSLTPIPVVEAMNEYYLKYRANVHRGVHRLSQMATHKYEEARKIVADFIGAKFEEIVFTKNTSESLNLVALGLEWKKGDKIVTTPYEHHSDLLPWQRVAKKYGAKLEIIEGDDEGNLDLADAEKKIKGAKLVAVQHVSNALGVIHEVEEIGKIAKEEGAIFVVDAAQSVGHMEVDVRKLHADFLAFSGHKGPLGPTGIGVLYINEEMFDIFEPPLIGGGTIEDVDLCCYKLTAPPERYEAGTPNIGGAIGLAAGIKYIEKIGLDKIEKQEHKLVKRTTEGLTELEIPWYGPRNLKKHAGVVSFNVPPLHPHDVAAILDEHNIMVRSGHHCALPVMKRLGINGTVRASFHVYNSIEEVETFLGVLEELVKSLR; translated from the coding sequence ATGAGAATTCCAGAAGATGTTAGAAAGGACATCCCTCTTACACAAGAGGTCATTTACTTTGACAACACAGCTACAAGTTTAACCCCAATTCCAGTTGTTGAAGCCATGAACGAGTATTACCTCAAATACAGAGCAAACGTTCACAGAGGTGTTCACCGGTTATCCCAGATGGCGACACACAAATATGAGGAAGCAAGGAAAATTGTTGCAGATTTCATTGGTGCAAAGTTTGAGGAGATAGTTTTCACAAAAAACACAAGCGAGAGCTTAAACCTAGTTGCCCTTGGATTGGAGTGGAAGAAAGGCGACAAAATAGTAACAACACCTTATGAGCACCACTCTGATTTGCTCCCTTGGCAGAGGGTTGCAAAGAAGTATGGAGCAAAGCTTGAAATTATTGAAGGGGATGATGAGGGAAACCTTGATCTAGCAGATGCCGAGAAAAAGATTAAAGGTGCAAAGCTTGTTGCAGTTCAGCACGTTTCTAATGCTTTAGGAGTCATCCATGAGGTTGAAGAGATTGGAAAGATAGCAAAAGAAGAAGGAGCTATATTTGTCGTAGATGCAGCCCAAAGTGTAGGGCACATGGAAGTTGATGTGAGAAAGCTACACGCAGACTTTTTAGCTTTCTCTGGCCATAAAGGACCATTAGGACCAACAGGCATTGGAGTTCTGTATATTAATGAAGAGATGTTTGACATCTTTGAGCCCCCATTAATAGGCGGAGGAACCATTGAAGATGTTGATCTCTGCTGTTACAAGCTTACAGCTCCTCCAGAGAGATATGAAGCTGGTACTCCAAACATTGGTGGAGCAATAGGATTAGCGGCTGGAATTAAGTACATTGAAAAGATTGGGCTAGATAAAATCGAAAAGCAAGAGCATAAACTCGTCAAAAGAACAACTGAAGGTCTAACAGAGCTTGAAATTCCATGGTACGGACCGAGAAACTTGAAAAAACACGCTGGAGTTGTTAGCTTTAACGTTCCACCATTACACCCACATGATGTTGCTGCTATATTAGATGAGCACAACATAATGGTTCGCTCTGGACACCACTGTGCTCTGCCAGTGATGAAGCGCTTGGGAATTAACGGAACAGTAAGAGCTTCATTCCATGTCTACAACAGCATTGAAGAAGTCGAGACATTCTTGGGTGTCTTGGAGGAGCTCGTTAAAAGCTTGCGTTAG
- a CDS encoding class I SAM-dependent methyltransferase has protein sequence MIEGIPAPSAYLYNFMVKKRRNFDKKIAEGVTSKIKEGRLLDVGTGPGIIPIEIAKTNPNLEVWGIDISKTMIKLAKKNAEKAGVNNVRFEVMSVYNLEFPNEHFNFIISVGALHHFSNPLRAFNEMYRVLKSGGEAWIYDFITDVSKQELREFLKSVNFPYFPWGIGFRLHGLKYKEWVGRIFQAAKRSSFDEYALEKQGALMKLILKKS, from the coding sequence ATGATAGAAGGAATTCCAGCACCAAGCGCTTACCTTTATAATTTCATGGTAAAGAAAAGGAGAAACTTCGACAAAAAGATAGCTGAAGGGGTAACCTCAAAAATAAAGGAAGGACGACTCTTGGACGTAGGGACTGGACCAGGAATTATTCCAATTGAAATAGCGAAAACAAACCCAAATTTGGAAGTGTGGGGAATAGATATCTCAAAAACAATGATAAAGCTTGCAAAAAAGAATGCAGAAAAAGCTGGCGTCAATAATGTGCGATTTGAAGTTATGAGCGTTTATAATTTGGAATTTCCAAACGAGCATTTTAATTTCATTATAAGTGTTGGAGCCCTTCATCATTTTAGCAACCCATTGAGAGCATTTAATGAAATGTACAGAGTTCTAAAATCGGGCGGAGAGGCATGGATTTATGACTTCATCACAGATGTTAGCAAGCAAGAACTCAGAGAGTTTTTGAAAAGCGTTAACTTCCCATACTTTCCTTGGGGAATTGGATTCAGACTTCATGGGTTGAAATACAAGGAATGGGTTGGAAGAATATTCCAAGCAGCCAAAAGAAGCAGCTTTGATGAATATGCACTGGAAAAACAAGGAGCTTTAATGAAGCTTATCCTAAAGAAAAGCTAG
- a CDS encoding DUF835 domain-containing protein, which translates to MIGIYDEITFVSDVVNFIFVLIVFVVTFRYRHAFVNKFPSLKGFYYTILVSLGIAVVGNVIDVFDNLIIQGRYLGSQFTDQLTSWIYAITIAFIGIGWINVIVNIVEKYNPVPVVREDLEKTVKVHLDSGLYICTDENKCYTYFKALLAERPGLVISRNPPEIVRKALGLRETPILWLTKVERKDTVYPTNLPYLMQTLVNFMKKEGKPKVILLEGLEYLTTENGFKSIFKFLTTLKDYALVNNSIIIIPIESKAYDDRDIHLLLREFKVIS; encoded by the coding sequence ATGATTGGTATATATGACGAGATAACGTTTGTCTCTGATGTCGTGAATTTCATATTCGTGCTGATAGTTTTTGTAGTCACATTTAGGTATCGACACGCTTTCGTGAACAAATTCCCATCCCTAAAGGGATTTTATTACACAATTCTAGTAAGCCTTGGGATAGCAGTCGTGGGTAATGTAATTGACGTTTTTGATAACTTAATAATCCAAGGACGTTATTTAGGGAGCCAATTTACAGATCAGCTAACAAGTTGGATATATGCAATAACAATAGCTTTCATAGGAATTGGTTGGATAAATGTTATAGTGAATATAGTAGAGAAATACAACCCGGTTCCAGTAGTCAGGGAGGATCTTGAAAAAACAGTGAAAGTTCATCTTGATTCAGGACTCTATATTTGCACCGATGAAAATAAATGCTATACCTATTTCAAGGCATTACTAGCTGAGCGTCCTGGGCTTGTAATTTCAAGAAATCCTCCAGAAATTGTCAGAAAAGCCTTGGGACTTAGAGAAACACCAATACTGTGGCTGACAAAGGTTGAAAGAAAAGACACTGTATACCCTACAAATCTCCCCTACCTAATGCAAACTCTTGTCAACTTTATGAAAAAAGAGGGAAAACCAAAGGTCATACTTCTAGAAGGTCTCGAATACCTTACTACTGAAAACGGCTTCAAAAGCATTTTTAAATTCCTAACGACTCTCAAAGATTACGCACTGGTAAACAACTCAATAATCATAATACCAATTGAAAGCAAAGCCTACGATGATAGAGATATCCATCTATTGCTAAGGGAATTCAAAGTTATAAGCTGA
- a CDS encoding DUF835 domain-containing protein has translation MALGTALCAVNIYFDYTENWVSVIIFKALFVSLFAYGALRLVQEESLLPDCTVLKILPATPIAVSLYWIAYHLWRGLPFTQDSISIPYAISGIFLFLASLFMYTAKEIYPSAARKLAIIIGGIGVNEIVHPFIRSSDIGNLLQFTILMLIALGVYYLNKLGKEVRFRGIPEEKHQTEILIVDSKEYSQLKKRLENSEILIFTREYKEFPKLWKNYFISTINGDNVISPVNLPKILDLSKRHFENAQKKGESGVVIIDCIEYLNEYNGFNTVVKFLTRLRDFSFLYGGNVFVSTSRDVWEKKEFALLETLLR, from the coding sequence ATGGCCCTTGGGACGGCTCTCTGTGCTGTGAACATATACTTTGACTATACAGAGAATTGGGTTAGTGTTATTATCTTCAAAGCACTGTTCGTTTCTCTCTTTGCATATGGAGCTCTGAGGCTTGTTCAAGAGGAGAGCCTTCTTCCGGATTGTACTGTTCTGAAAATCCTTCCCGCTACACCCATAGCTGTTTCCCTATATTGGATAGCTTACCACCTATGGAGAGGTCTGCCTTTCACCCAGGATTCAATCTCAATCCCATATGCAATATCCGGCATCTTTCTCTTTTTAGCCAGCCTTTTCATGTATACAGCCAAAGAGATCTACCCCTCAGCCGCGCGAAAGCTGGCAATTATCATTGGAGGAATTGGCGTCAATGAGATAGTACATCCATTCATCAGAAGCTCAGACATAGGCAATCTGCTCCAATTTACAATTTTAATGTTAATCGCCCTCGGAGTTTACTACCTCAACAAACTCGGTAAAGAAGTTAGATTCAGAGGAATTCCCGAGGAAAAGCATCAAACTGAGATACTCATTGTGGACAGCAAAGAGTATTCTCAGCTGAAAAAGAGACTTGAAAATTCCGAAATTTTAATATTCACAAGAGAATACAAAGAGTTTCCGAAATTGTGGAAGAACTACTTTATATCCACGATAAACGGCGATAACGTAATCTCTCCTGTAAATCTGCCCAAGATTCTCGACCTATCAAAGAGGCATTTTGAAAATGCCCAAAAGAAAGGAGAAAGTGGAGTTGTGATAATTGACTGCATAGAATATCTCAACGAGTATAATGGCTTCAACACGGTTGTGAAGTTCCTAACGAGACTGAGAGATTTCTCTTTTCTGTATGGAGGGAATGTTTTCGTAAGCACGAGCAGAGATGTGTGGGAGAAAAAGGAATTTGCACTGCTTGAGACTCTGCTTAGATGA
- the glmM gene encoding phosphoglucosamine mutase → MGKYFGTSGIREVVNEKLTPELALKVGKALGTYLGGGKVVVGMDTRTSGEMLKNALISGLLSTGVDVIDIGLSPTPLTGFAIKLYEADAGVTITASHNPPEYNGIKVWQPNGMAYTSEMENELEKILESENFRKVAWNEIGKLSYADPKEEYIKRILDIIELENSYTVVVDTGNGAGSLVSPYLQRELGNKVISLNAHPSGYFVRELEPNAKSLEWLAKTVRVMKADVGIAHDGDADRIGVVDDQGNFVEYEIMLSLISGYMLRKFGKGKIVTTVDAGFALDDYVKPLGGEVVRVKVGDVAVAEGIVRENAVFGGEPSGTWIMPQWNLTPDGIFAGALVLEMIDKLGPLSELAKDVPRYVTLRAKIPCPNEKKRKAMEIIEREALKSFEYEKLIDIDGVRIENSNWWILFRPSGTEPIMRITLEARTKEKAEDLMRKARELVERAIREA, encoded by the coding sequence ATGGGAAAATACTTCGGAACAAGCGGGATTAGAGAAGTGGTCAATGAAAAACTGACTCCAGAGCTTGCTTTAAAAGTTGGAAAGGCTTTAGGAACTTATCTCGGCGGAGGAAAAGTTGTTGTTGGTATGGACACCAGAACTTCTGGAGAGATGCTCAAGAATGCTCTAATTTCTGGTCTTCTAAGCACTGGTGTTGATGTTATTGATATTGGTCTCTCTCCTACTCCCTTAACGGGCTTTGCGATAAAGCTCTATGAGGCTGATGCTGGAGTAACAATCACGGCCTCACACAATCCCCCAGAATACAATGGAATTAAGGTCTGGCAGCCCAATGGAATGGCATACACGAGTGAGATGGAGAATGAGCTTGAGAAAATCCTTGAGAGTGAAAACTTTAGGAAAGTCGCTTGGAATGAAATTGGAAAGCTGAGCTATGCAGATCCAAAAGAGGAATACATCAAAAGGATTTTGGATATAATTGAGCTTGAAAATTCCTACACTGTTGTTGTTGATACTGGAAACGGTGCAGGCTCTCTCGTTAGTCCGTATCTTCAGAGGGAGCTCGGCAACAAAGTTATAAGCCTCAATGCTCATCCTTCCGGATACTTTGTCCGTGAGCTGGAGCCGAATGCGAAAAGCCTTGAGTGGCTTGCCAAAACTGTGAGAGTCATGAAAGCTGATGTGGGCATAGCTCATGACGGAGATGCTGACAGAATTGGCGTCGTTGATGATCAGGGCAACTTTGTTGAATATGAAATTATGCTGAGCTTAATCTCAGGCTACATGCTGAGGAAGTTTGGAAAAGGAAAGATAGTTACGACGGTTGATGCTGGCTTCGCTTTAGATGATTACGTTAAGCCCTTGGGGGGAGAAGTCGTTAGGGTCAAAGTTGGAGACGTTGCTGTTGCGGAAGGCATAGTTAGGGAAAATGCAGTCTTTGGCGGTGAGCCAAGTGGGACTTGGATAATGCCCCAATGGAACCTCACTCCAGATGGAATCTTTGCCGGGGCTTTGGTCTTAGAGATGATTGACAAGCTTGGGCCTTTGAGCGAATTGGCTAAAGATGTGCCGAGATATGTAACGCTTAGAGCCAAGATACCATGTCCAAACGAGAAAAAGAGAAAAGCTATGGAGATAATTGAAAGGGAAGCTCTGAAGAGCTTTGAATATGAAAAGTTAATTGACATAGACGGAGTGAGGATCGAAAACTCTAACTGGTGGATCCTCTTTAGACCGAGCGGAACAGAGCCAATAATGAGGATTACACTTGAAGCTCGCACAAAAGAGAAAGCAGAGGATCTAATGAGAAAAGCAAGAGAGCTTGTGGAGAGAGCAATAAGGGAAGCTTAA
- a CDS encoding BtpA/SgcQ family protein produces MNFERKVLIGMVHLKPLPGSYLYDGNFDGILEHAIDEAKKLEKAGFDAVMVENFNDVPFPKTVEKITVAAMSVIAKAIREEVSLPLGINVLRNDGIAAYSIAYAVKADFIRVNVLSGVAYTDQGIIEGIAYELAKLRKLLPSKIKVFADVHVKHAYHFGEFEDALRDTVERGLADAVIISGKATGSEVNLEKLKKAKEISPVPVIVGSGTTYDNLPKLWKYADGFIVGTWIKKDGKTKNDIDLRRAKKLVELANELRNW; encoded by the coding sequence ATGAATTTCGAGCGAAAAGTCCTCATTGGGATGGTCCATCTCAAACCTTTACCAGGCTCTTATCTTTATGATGGAAACTTTGACGGAATATTGGAACATGCAATTGATGAAGCTAAAAAGCTTGAAAAAGCGGGCTTTGATGCAGTAATGGTTGAGAACTTCAATGATGTGCCTTTTCCAAAGACTGTTGAAAAAATAACGGTAGCAGCGATGAGTGTCATTGCAAAAGCAATTCGTGAGGAAGTTTCTCTTCCTTTGGGCATAAACGTCTTGAGGAACGATGGGATAGCAGCTTACTCAATAGCCTACGCTGTGAAAGCGGACTTCATAAGGGTGAATGTTTTAAGCGGGGTTGCATACACTGACCAGGGAATAATAGAAGGCATAGCCTATGAGCTGGCAAAGCTGAGGAAGCTCTTGCCAAGTAAAATAAAGGTTTTTGCAGATGTTCATGTTAAACATGCCTACCATTTCGGAGAATTTGAAGATGCATTGAGAGATACAGTTGAGAGAGGCTTGGCTGACGCTGTAATTATCAGCGGAAAGGCTACGGGTAGTGAAGTTAATTTGGAGAAACTTAAAAAAGCAAAGGAAATTTCGCCAGTTCCAGTTATTGTAGGCTCAGGGACAACCTACGACAACCTTCCAAAGCTGTGGAAATATGCTGATGGCTTCATAGTAGGGACATGGATTAAGAAAGATGGGAAAACAAAGAATGATATTGACCTGAGAAGGGCTAAGAAGCTAGTGGAGCTTGCGAATGAGCTGAGAAACTGGTAA
- a CDS encoding SHOCT domain-containing protein: MRKLKKLKELYDMGVIIQEEYEEKRTKLLRKI; the protein is encoded by the coding sequence ATGAGGAAGCTTAAGAAGTTAAAAGAGCTCTACGATATGGGTGTTATAATCCAAGAGGAGTACGAAGAAAAGAGGACAAAGCTCTTAAGGAAGATTTAA